A genomic stretch from Methylophilus medardicus includes:
- the gmk gene encoding guanylate kinase — MSHGHLFVISAASGAGKTSLVRAMLAQDPILKLSVSHTTRAPRPGEEDGIHYHFVSEPAFLQILDQGGFLESAHVHSARYGTAQSEVESALAAGRDVILEIDWQGAQQIRTLFPNVTSIFILPPSIEALSHRLNSRGQDSEAVITQRLAAAREEMRHVHEFDYVTINDNFDVALQDLMAIVRAQRLQLNRQVACHASLIQSLT; from the coding sequence ATGAGTCACGGCCATTTATTTGTGATCTCTGCGGCCTCTGGCGCGGGGAAAACCAGCTTAGTGCGTGCCATGTTGGCACAAGACCCCATCCTAAAATTGTCCGTTTCACACACCACGCGCGCGCCGCGCCCGGGTGAAGAAGATGGCATTCATTATCATTTTGTGTCCGAACCTGCTTTTTTACAGATTCTAGATCAGGGCGGCTTTCTAGAAAGTGCCCACGTACACAGTGCACGCTATGGCACCGCGCAAAGTGAAGTGGAAAGCGCATTGGCCGCAGGCCGCGATGTCATTCTCGAGATAGACTGGCAAGGCGCACAACAGATACGCACCCTGTTCCCGAATGTGACTTCAATCTTCATTTTACCGCCCTCCATTGAGGCGTTATCGCATCGACTCAACAGTCGCGGACAGGATAGCGAAGCCGTCATCACGCAACGTTTAGCGGCTGCGCGGGAAGAGATGCGTCACGTGCATGAGTTTGATTATGTTACAATAAATGATAATTTTGACGTGGCCTTGCAGGATCTGATGGCGATTGTTCGCGCACAGCGCTTGCAGTTAAACCGCCAGGTTGCTTGCCACGCGTCATTGATTCAATCACTTACCTGA
- a CDS encoding proteasome-type protease, whose translation MTYCVGILLEQGLVLASDTRTNAGVDQVAISPKMHVFEVPGDRMIVLLTAGNLAITQSVVNLCREQLKSAEPHAHLHNVQSLFEAASVVGAAMRTVHQRDGKALKDHSIDFSASILVAGQIKGEKPRLFNVYAAGNFIEATPDTPYLQIGETKYGKPIIDRVIKHQTNVTDAVKCVLISFDSTIRSNISVALPIDLMIYRTDSFTADCRQRLTEDDPYYARIRKGWGEGLKSVFSSLPNPEWCAS comes from the coding sequence ATGACATATTGTGTCGGTATTTTGCTTGAACAAGGATTGGTATTGGCCTCCGATACGCGGACCAACGCCGGGGTAGACCAAGTGGCCATTTCGCCGAAAATGCACGTTTTCGAAGTGCCCGGCGACCGCATGATTGTATTATTAACAGCAGGCAATCTGGCCATTACACAATCGGTCGTCAATCTTTGTCGTGAACAACTCAAATCGGCTGAACCGCACGCGCATCTGCATAACGTTCAATCCCTGTTTGAAGCGGCCAGCGTGGTTGGCGCCGCCATGCGCACCGTGCATCAGCGTGATGGTAAAGCGCTGAAAGACCATAGCATAGACTTCAGTGCCAGCATTCTGGTCGCCGGACAAATTAAAGGTGAAAAACCGCGCCTGTTTAATGTCTATGCGGCAGGAAACTTTATTGAAGCCACGCCTGACACGCCCTACCTGCAAATTGGTGAAACTAAATATGGCAAACCAATCATTGACCGTGTCATCAAACATCAAACCAATGTCACAGATGCGGTAAAATGTGTGTTGATTTCATTTGACTCCACCATCCGCAGTAACATTTCTGTGGCTTTACCGATTGATTTGATGATATACCGCACTGACAGTTTCACCGCCGATTGTCGGCAACGCTTAACAGAAGATGACCCTTATTACGCCCGCATTCGCAAAGGTTGGGGTGAGGGGCTCAAATCCGTGTTTTCTTCACTACCGAATCCTGAATGGTGTGCTTCATGA
- a CDS encoding transglutaminase family protein, whose translation MLLNIDHQTYYVFSERVPYTIEQLRLTPRNGDGQQVHHWQIKVLGQLTPFEDAFGNLSHTLVIDQPHQALLIEVSGAVETGVQTPATHATLPTALYLRQTPLTEADAAMTAFAQRFVHAPLAELMHALRARIEYLPGATTVDTPANAAFKLGKGVCQDHAHAFIGCCRSLGYPARYVSGYLFTAEGQEMQSHAWVEVWQNNQWLGLDVSNGTLVNDTHVRLANGLDYRSASPITGARMGGGLEGMASLVSVNLHGGLTDQQREQYRQQLQRQAQAAQQ comes from the coding sequence ATGTTGCTCAATATTGATCACCAGACCTATTATGTTTTTAGCGAGAGGGTGCCCTACACCATCGAGCAATTGCGTCTGACGCCGCGCAATGGTGATGGACAGCAGGTCCACCATTGGCAGATCAAGGTTCTCGGTCAACTGACGCCTTTTGAAGATGCCTTCGGAAACTTGTCGCACACCTTGGTCATTGATCAACCGCACCAAGCGTTGCTGATAGAAGTCTCTGGCGCCGTTGAAACTGGTGTTCAAACGCCCGCCACTCATGCAACGTTGCCCACCGCGCTTTACCTGCGGCAGACGCCGCTGACGGAGGCTGATGCTGCGATGACTGCGTTTGCACAGCGTTTTGTCCATGCGCCACTGGCCGAGTTGATGCATGCGTTGCGCGCGCGCATAGAATATCTGCCAGGCGCGACCACAGTCGATACGCCAGCCAACGCCGCGTTCAAGCTCGGCAAAGGCGTTTGCCAAGATCATGCCCATGCATTTATTGGCTGTTGCCGAAGTTTGGGTTACCCAGCACGCTATGTCAGCGGTTATTTGTTCACCGCCGAAGGCCAAGAGATGCAGAGCCACGCCTGGGTCGAGGTCTGGCAAAATAATCAATGGCTGGGGCTAGATGTGTCCAACGGTACCCTCGTGAATGACACACATGTCAGGTTGGCGAATGGTCTCGATTACCGCAGTGCTAGCCCAATTACCGGCGCGCGCATGGGCGGTGGCTTAGAGGGCATGGCGAGTCTGGTGAGCGTCAATCTACACGGCGGCCTGACGGATCAACAGCGCGAACAATACAGACAACAGTTACAGCGACAGGCACAAGCTGCCCAGCAGTAG
- a CDS encoding alpha-E domain-containing protein: protein MLSRTADHLYWMARYIERTENVARVLDVTYNMSLLPSDSNDEELWDMVLEIAGIRDIYDATYKELNATNVIKHLVMDSNNPSSIYSSLRSARENARAVRVAMTTETWENMNTLWLEFGQYIKQDLTQAGLSEFCEWVKSRSHLFRGVCFGTMLRDEAFSFVRLGTFMERADNTARLLDVKYEFLIPMQEANDGAVDYYEWSAVLRSVSAFQAYQKVYRDAIEPMKVSELLILREDMPRSLHACYAEIMPILRQVAGSRQTEAERLAGQMHAKLHYGRILDIVTGGVHHFLDEFILANRKLGEEIQRNFLSATA from the coding sequence ATGTTAAGCCGCACCGCAGATCATCTGTATTGGATGGCACGTTACATCGAGCGCACCGAAAATGTCGCGCGCGTGTTAGACGTGACCTACAACATGTCATTATTGCCCTCTGACAGTAATGATGAAGAGTTATGGGACATGGTGCTCGAAATCGCGGGCATTCGTGACATTTATGACGCCACATATAAAGAACTAAACGCCACCAACGTGATTAAACATCTGGTGATGGACAGCAACAATCCGTCCAGTATTTATAGTTCACTGCGCAGCGCACGTGAAAATGCGCGTGCAGTACGGGTGGCGATGACGACCGAAACCTGGGAGAACATGAACACCCTGTGGCTAGAGTTTGGCCAGTATATCAAGCAGGATTTAACGCAAGCAGGCCTGAGTGAATTTTGTGAATGGGTAAAAAGTCGTTCTCATTTATTTCGTGGCGTGTGCTTTGGCACCATGTTGCGCGATGAGGCCTTCAGCTTTGTACGCTTGGGCACGTTTATGGAGCGGGCAGATAATACGGCGCGCTTACTCGACGTCAAGTATGAATTTTTGATTCCGATGCAAGAAGCCAATGATGGCGCGGTGGATTATTACGAGTGGAGTGCGGTGCTACGCTCTGTGTCGGCTTTTCAGGCGTATCAAAAAGTGTATCGTGATGCGATTGAGCCGATGAAAGTCTCTGAGTTATTGATTCTGCGGGAGGACATGCCACGCTCACTACACGCATGCTACGCAGAAATTATGCCTATTTTGCGTCAAGTGGCTGGTAGCCGGCAAACCGAAGCAGAGCGTCTGGCGGGGCAGATGCACGCCAAGCTCCATTACGGCCGCATCTTGGATATTGTCACAGGCGGTGTGCATCACTTTTTGGATGAATTTATTTTGGCCAACCGCAAACTGGGTGAAGAAATTCAACGTAATTTTTTGAGCGCAACGGCCTAA
- a CDS encoding circularly permuted type 2 ATP-grasp protein produces MTQSAKQFFDEMQGYGGNVRAIYQAYNRWLSDVPTQQLAAKRAEAEVLFRRVGITFNVYGEEDGAERLIPFDVIPRMISASEWAHLSKGAVQRVRALNMFLHDIYHEQEIIKAGIVPHTILTNSQYRPEMVGVNVPNQVYAHVAGIDLVRTSESQFYVLEDNLRTPSGVSYMLEDRKMMMRLFPDLFRKYPIAPVEHYPHVLLNNLRSVAQTGVTDPTVVLLSPGAYNSAYFEHAFLAQQMGIELVEGQDLFVRNNAVYMRTTQGPQRVDVIYRRIDDDFLDPLVFKPDSLLGVPGLLSVYRNGGVTLANAVGTGVADDKATYVYVPEMIKFYLGESPILQNVPTYQLSKEDDLAYVLDHLPELVVKEVQGSGGYGMLVGPAASKQEIEEFRLRIVSKPANYIAQPTLALSTCPTLVDQGIAPRHVDLRPFVLSGKTVSLVPGGLSRVALKEGSLVVNSSQGGGTKDTWVLERDEVGVESMQSQMAAQQTTKEAVIC; encoded by the coding sequence ATGACGCAATCGGCCAAACAGTTTTTCGATGAAATGCAGGGCTACGGGGGCAATGTGCGCGCCATCTATCAGGCATACAATCGCTGGCTTAGCGATGTCCCCACACAGCAATTGGCCGCCAAGCGGGCCGAAGCTGAAGTCTTATTCCGCCGCGTTGGCATCACGTTTAACGTCTATGGCGAAGAGGATGGCGCCGAGCGTCTGATCCCGTTTGATGTAATTCCGCGCATGATTTCTGCCAGTGAGTGGGCGCATTTGTCTAAAGGCGCCGTGCAACGCGTGCGTGCGCTCAATATGTTTCTACATGATATTTATCATGAGCAAGAAATTATCAAAGCTGGCATTGTTCCCCACACCATTCTGACCAACTCACAATACCGGCCAGAAATGGTCGGCGTCAATGTGCCCAACCAAGTCTATGCACACGTGGCAGGCATTGATCTGGTGCGCACCAGTGAGTCGCAGTTCTATGTGCTTGAAGACAATTTGCGTACACCTTCTGGCGTGTCTTACATGCTAGAAGATCGCAAGATGATGATGCGCTTGTTTCCTGATTTATTTAGAAAATACCCGATTGCCCCGGTTGAACACTATCCCCATGTGTTATTAAACAATCTACGGTCGGTTGCGCAAACCGGCGTCACTGACCCCACCGTGGTATTGCTCTCACCAGGCGCTTACAACAGTGCCTACTTTGAACATGCTTTCCTCGCCCAGCAAATGGGTATCGAGCTGGTCGAAGGCCAAGATTTGTTTGTCCGTAATAACGCCGTTTATATGCGCACCACGCAAGGCCCGCAAAGGGTGGACGTGATTTACCGCCGCATTGACGACGACTTCCTTGACCCTCTGGTGTTCAAGCCCGACTCCCTGTTGGGCGTGCCAGGTCTGCTCTCCGTCTACCGCAATGGGGGCGTCACATTGGCTAACGCCGTAGGCACCGGCGTGGCCGATGATAAGGCGACGTATGTGTACGTGCCGGAGATGATTAAGTTCTACTTGGGTGAGTCTCCCATCCTACAGAACGTGCCTACGTATCAACTCAGCAAGGAAGATGATCTGGCCTATGTGCTAGATCATCTGCCTGAGCTGGTCGTGAAGGAGGTACAAGGCTCTGGCGGCTACGGCATGCTGGTCGGGCCCGCTGCCAGCAAGCAAGAGATCGAAGAGTTCCGCTTGCGCATTGTCTCAAAACCAGCCAACTACATTGCACAACCCACGCTTGCTTTGTCGACCTGCCCAACGCTGGTAGATCAAGGCATTGCGCCACGCCACGTCGACCTGCGCCCTTTTGTACTCTCGGGCAAAACGGTCAGCTTGGTGCCGGGAGGTTTATCACGGGTTGCGCTCAAAGAAGGTTCACTAGTGGTTAACTCCTCGCAAGGAGGCGGCACCAAAGACACCTGGGTGTTAGAACGGGATGAGGTCGGTGTCGAGAGTATGCAGTCACAAATGGCTGCCCAACAAACTACCAAAGAGGCCGTCATATGTTAA
- a CDS encoding YicC/YloC family endoribonuclease translates to MTTKKTTPTQSILSMTGFAATEARFPGGLLLIELRAVNHRYLELHVKIEDSLRQFEAQIREQLQTRLGRGKVECRMSLKSDTAATTLTLNPAMVGQIAQTLNALQQHFPQAQPINLVDIFKLPGVLHTEPADAEAMAQSLHAGLAQAIDELIAARAREGDKLKQVLLDRLQGVRDQISIVKPLLPTLVSQYQEKLTAKLREAMQADDDRVRQEIVLFAQRIDVDEELARLQSHITEMDRILTAGGAMGKKLDFLMQEMNREANTLGSKSVAIETTQVSMQLKVLIEQMREQIQNIE, encoded by the coding sequence ATGACGACAAAAAAAACCACCCCAACACAATCCATTTTAAGCATGACCGGCTTTGCCGCGACTGAGGCACGTTTTCCTGGCGGTCTGCTGCTGATTGAGTTACGCGCAGTCAACCATCGCTATCTAGAATTGCACGTTAAAATCGAAGACAGCCTGCGCCAATTTGAGGCGCAAATCCGCGAACAATTGCAGACGCGATTGGGCCGCGGCAAAGTCGAATGTCGCATGAGCCTTAAAAGCGATACTGCAGCGACCACGCTCACACTGAATCCTGCTATGGTCGGGCAAATTGCACAAACCCTGAATGCATTACAACAACACTTTCCGCAGGCACAACCGATCAATCTGGTAGATATTTTCAAATTGCCCGGCGTGCTGCACACCGAGCCGGCGGATGCCGAGGCAATGGCACAAAGCCTGCACGCTGGATTAGCCCAAGCCATCGATGAGCTGATTGCAGCCCGAGCGCGCGAAGGCGACAAACTCAAGCAAGTGTTGTTAGACCGCTTACAAGGCGTGCGCGATCAGATCAGCATTGTGAAACCATTGTTACCGACGTTGGTAAGTCAATACCAAGAAAAGCTAACTGCCAAACTGCGTGAAGCCATGCAAGCCGATGACGACCGAGTGCGGCAAGAAATCGTGCTGTTTGCACAGCGGATTGATGTAGATGAAGAACTGGCACGCCTGCAATCACACATCACCGAGATGGATCGTATCCTCACTGCCGGCGGTGCCATGGGTAAAAAGTTAGACTTTTTAATGCAAGAAATGAATCGCGAAGCCAATACACTCGGCTCAAAATCGGTTGCCATTGAAACCACACAAGTGTCTATGCAGCTCAAAGTGCTGATCGAGCAAATGCGCGAACAGATTCAAAATATTGAATAA
- a CDS encoding serine/threonine protein kinase, which translates to MKLANKFDFALPVGTVLHDYTITRVLSLGGFSFVYLAQDAQKNTIAIKEYMPVTLAERDGDTHIRSNGKNEAAYKHGMKCFFEEGLALANIEHKNIVRVKNFFRANNTVYMVMKYERGKSLQDYIMALSQPVPEGFLIRMFVELLNGLREVHTRKLLHLDIKPANIYIRLDGSPMLLDFGSARQALSEVTLAPTYTPGFAPPEQYMDRKHLGPWSDIYSIGASMYACLQRASPVAANLRLKEDTLVPAVVLGKQIYSEKLLAIIDTCMQIDYMLRPQSVFSLQKKMIGIRVVEDPRGSLVDKIIKVLTKPL; encoded by the coding sequence GTGAAGCTCGCCAATAAATTCGATTTCGCCTTGCCGGTAGGCACGGTATTGCATGATTACACCATCACCCGGGTGCTGAGCCTGGGTGGGTTCAGTTTCGTCTATCTGGCGCAAGATGCACAAAAAAATACCATTGCGATCAAAGAATACATGCCCGTCACCTTGGCTGAACGTGATGGCGATACGCATATTCGCTCAAATGGTAAAAATGAAGCGGCTTATAAGCATGGCATGAAGTGCTTTTTTGAAGAAGGGTTGGCGCTGGCCAATATCGAGCACAAAAATATCGTGCGGGTAAAAAACTTCTTTCGTGCCAATAACACCGTCTATATGGTGATGAAATACGAGCGCGGCAAGTCGTTGCAAGACTACATTATGGCCTTGTCGCAGCCGGTGCCAGAAGGCTTTTTAATTCGCATGTTTGTTGAATTGCTCAATGGTTTGCGCGAGGTGCATACGCGAAAACTGTTGCATCTGGATATTAAACCCGCAAACATTTATATTCGTCTCGATGGTTCGCCAATGCTACTTGACTTCGGATCGGCCCGGCAGGCCTTGTCCGAGGTAACGCTTGCGCCCACATACACACCGGGCTTTGCGCCGCCTGAACAATATATGGATCGCAAACATCTCGGCCCCTGGAGTGACATTTATAGCATCGGTGCCAGTATGTATGCCTGCTTGCAACGGGCGTCGCCAGTGGCGGCAAACTTGCGTCTCAAAGAAGATACACTGGTGCCTGCAGTTGTGCTTGGCAAACAGATATACTCTGAGAAATTGCTGGCGATTATTGATACCTGTATGCAAATTGATTACATGTTGCGCCCACAAAGTGTGTTTTCGTTACAGAAAAAAATGATCGGCATTCGCGTCGTTGAAGACCCGCGCGGATCGCTGGTGGATAAAATCATCAAGGTGCTGACCAAACCGCTATGA
- a CDS encoding PP2C family protein-serine/threonine phosphatase has protein sequence MKFTIAQGSRQGPRPYNQDRLAYSYHRNAIFLVLADGMGGHAHGDVAAEIAVKTMIEAFQRESQPMITQPAQFLREQIAQAHNVIENVRLQKRLMESPRTTIVVALIQQNKLFCAHVGDSRLYLYRNGLVDHQTEDHSVVQSLLREGKISADEVDHHPHRNKIYNCVGGDRAPNVELAAPIPLREGDVILLCSDGVWNAVPDISMAQHMLAADINDGVNRLLDDADAASITVGDNMSAIALQWGQRVINPLTISTLDLPVDVTTTMMNAAAPVSSAYGLDLTDDEIEKAIAEIQEALGRTQQHIK, from the coding sequence ATGAAATTCACCATTGCACAAGGGAGCCGTCAGGGGCCGCGCCCTTATAACCAAGACCGGCTGGCCTACTCTTACCATAGAAATGCTATTTTTCTGGTGTTGGCAGATGGCATGGGCGGTCATGCGCATGGGGATGTGGCCGCCGAGATCGCTGTGAAAACCATGATAGAGGCGTTTCAGCGGGAATCACAGCCCATGATCACGCAACCTGCCCAATTTTTGCGTGAGCAAATTGCGCAGGCGCACAATGTGATTGAGAATGTGCGCTTGCAAAAACGCTTGATGGAGTCCCCGAGGACCACGATTGTGGTGGCGCTGATTCAGCAAAACAAGTTGTTTTGTGCGCATGTCGGTGATTCCAGACTATATCTTTACCGTAACGGCCTAGTCGATCACCAGACCGAAGACCACTCTGTCGTGCAATCGCTGTTGCGCGAGGGTAAAATCTCAGCCGATGAAGTCGACCACCATCCGCACCGCAATAAAATTTATAATTGTGTCGGTGGTGACCGGGCGCCGAATGTGGAGTTGGCCGCGCCGATTCCATTGCGTGAGGGTGACGTGATTCTGTTATGCTCCGATGGCGTTTGGAATGCCGTGCCCGATATCAGTATGGCGCAACATATGTTGGCGGCGGATATCAATGATGGCGTCAACAGATTACTAGACGATGCCGACGCAGCGAGTATCACGGTTGGCGATAACATGAGTGCGATTGCCCTGCAGTGGGGGCAGCGTGTCATTAACCCATTGACCATCTCTACGCTAGATTTGCCAGTGGATGTGACCACGACCATGATGAACGCCGCCGCGCCTGTATCTAGCGCCTATGGGTTAGATCTCACCGACGACGAGATTGAAAAGGCCATAGCCGAAATTCAGGAAGCGCTGGGGAGAACCCAGCAACACATTAAATAA
- the rph gene encoding ribonuclease PH, protein MTRPSQRANDQLRTIEIIRHYTKHAEGAVLIKFGDTHVICTASVEEKVPGFLKGKGQGWVTAEYGMLPRSTGSRMDREAARGKQSGRTQEIQRLIGRSLRAVIDLQKLGERTIHFDCDVIQADGGTRTASITGAYVAMVDAVGTLLQKGLLTETPITDSVAAISVGVYQGQPVLDLDYIEDSDCDTDMNVVMTGNGGFVEIQGTAEGEPFSRQTMDQMLDLAAQGIQTLAQLQTQALAT, encoded by the coding sequence ATGACCAGACCAAGTCAGCGTGCCAACGATCAGTTGCGCACCATCGAAATTATTCGCCACTATACCAAGCACGCAGAAGGCGCGGTGCTGATTAAATTTGGCGATACCCATGTCATTTGCACGGCCAGTGTCGAAGAAAAAGTGCCTGGGTTTTTGAAAGGCAAAGGCCAGGGTTGGGTGACTGCTGAGTACGGCATGTTGCCACGCTCTACTGGCTCACGCATGGATCGCGAGGCGGCGCGCGGTAAGCAAAGCGGTCGTACGCAAGAAATCCAGCGCTTAATCGGCCGCAGCCTGCGCGCGGTGATTGACTTGCAAAAACTGGGCGAGCGCACGATTCATTTCGATTGTGATGTCATTCAGGCCGATGGCGGCACCCGCACCGCCAGCATTACCGGCGCCTATGTCGCCATGGTCGATGCGGTAGGCACCTTGCTGCAAAAGGGCTTGCTCACTGAAACCCCAATCACAGACTCTGTGGCAGCCATCTCGGTGGGGGTCTACCAAGGTCAACCGGTGCTCGACCTCGATTATATTGAAGACTCCGATTGCGATACGGACATGAACGTCGTCATGACTGGCAACGGTGGTTTCGTTGAAATTCAGGGCACGGCCGAAGGGGAGCCATTCAGCCGCCAAACCATGGATCAGATGTTAGATTTGGCGGCCCAAGGCATTCAAACATTGGCACAATTGCAAACACAGGCCCTAGCGACATAA
- the rdgB gene encoding RdgB/HAM1 family non-canonical purine NTP pyrophosphatase, translating into MALSFNKLVIASGNKGKIREIAHVLAPLNIEIVSQSEFNVPECPEPYDTFVENALAKARHASQHTGLPALADDSGLCVNALQGAPGVISARYAGPLPAGSLLTQDERNNDKLLTVMSRESDRRAYFYSVLVLVRSPHDPQPIIADGLWLGEILREFRGSDGFGYDPLFMDLETRKTVAELPLEVKSKMSHRGQALVKLWQALQQSQ; encoded by the coding sequence ATGGCCTTATCGTTTAATAAACTGGTGATTGCCTCTGGTAACAAAGGCAAAATCCGTGAGATCGCGCATGTTTTGGCGCCCTTGAATATTGAGATTGTGTCGCAATCTGAATTCAACGTCCCGGAATGTCCTGAGCCCTATGACACCTTTGTTGAAAACGCGCTCGCCAAAGCACGGCATGCGAGCCAACATACCGGCCTGCCCGCGCTGGCGGATGATTCCGGCTTGTGCGTGAATGCCTTGCAAGGCGCGCCGGGCGTGATTTCGGCGCGTTATGCGGGGCCATTGCCTGCGGGTAGCCTGCTCACGCAGGATGAACGCAATAACGATAAACTGCTCACCGTGATGTCGCGCGAGAGTGACCGCCGCGCTTATTTTTATAGTGTGCTGGTGCTGGTGCGCTCGCCACATGATCCACAGCCTATCATCGCCGATGGCCTTTGGCTGGGTGAAATTTTGCGCGAGTTTCGCGGGTCTGATGGGTTTGGCTACGACCCATTGTTTATGGATCTCGAAACACGCAAAACCGTGGCGGAATTACCTTTAGAAGTAAAAAGCAAAATGAGCCACCGAGGCCAAGCTTTGGTAAAATTGTGGCAGGCTTTACAGCAAAGCCAGTGA
- the recQ gene encoding DNA helicase RecQ, translated as MASSSPQQILQDVFGFNQFRHQQQAIVEHVIAGQDALVLMPTGGGKSLCYQVPALAREGLAIVVSPLIALMQNQVEALQQLGVHAAFLNSSLRAEDNARITREVMSGDIKLLYVAPERLMVGSFLSLLDEVQQHVGLALFAIDEAHCVSQWGHDFRPEYRQLTVLHHRFPDVPRIALTATADAPTRAEIISQLNLEHARQFVSSFDRPNIRYHVGIKNNARQQLHTFLEREHADDAGIIYCLSRKKVEETAAWLVEKGWSALPYHAGLPAQLREHHQRRFLREEGIIMVATIAFGMGIDKPNVRFVAHLDLPKSMEGYYQETGRAGRDGLQANAWMVYGMGDVVSMRQMLDSGEASEERKRLERLKLDALLGYCESTACRHQTILRYFGESHPGACEQCDNCLHPVETWQATQVAQMALSCVYRTGQRFGVGHLIDVLSGKLTPQVARFGHDKVSTFGIGKTLNLAQWSGVYRQLIAAGLLEADMAAYGGLKLTESARPVLKGAQEVWLRRDAEPEKRISKAERSARAKEAFAGANDDPLWQALKAKRLELAREQGVPPYLIFHDSTLLEIHNRKPHTLDEMGQISGIGQAKLQKYGDDFLQVLEEMD; from the coding sequence ATGGCGAGCTCTTCACCGCAACAAATCCTCCAAGACGTTTTTGGTTTTAACCAGTTTCGCCACCAGCAACAAGCCATTGTTGAGCATGTGATTGCCGGCCAAGATGCGCTGGTGTTAATGCCCACCGGTGGCGGAAAATCGCTGTGCTACCAAGTCCCGGCTCTGGCCCGTGAAGGCCTAGCTATCGTGGTTTCACCGCTGATCGCCCTCATGCAAAACCAGGTGGAGGCTTTACAACAGCTTGGCGTCCATGCCGCTTTTTTAAACTCTAGTTTAAGGGCCGAGGACAATGCCCGCATCACCCGCGAAGTGATGAGCGGTGACATTAAGCTTCTGTATGTGGCCCCCGAGCGTCTGATGGTCGGCAGTTTTTTAAGCCTGCTTGATGAGGTGCAACAGCATGTCGGCTTGGCCCTGTTTGCCATTGATGAAGCCCACTGCGTCTCGCAATGGGGGCACGATTTTAGGCCAGAATACCGCCAACTCACTGTGCTGCACCATCGCTTCCCCGATGTACCGCGGATTGCGTTGACGGCGACTGCCGACGCCCCGACGCGTGCTGAAATTATCAGTCAACTGAATCTCGAACACGCCCGGCAGTTTGTCTCAAGCTTTGATCGCCCCAATATCCGCTATCACGTCGGGATTAAAAACAATGCGCGTCAGCAGCTACACACCTTTTTAGAACGTGAACATGCGGATGACGCTGGCATCATCTACTGCCTCTCCCGCAAAAAAGTAGAGGAAACCGCTGCCTGGCTGGTTGAAAAAGGCTGGTCAGCCTTGCCTTATCATGCCGGGTTACCTGCGCAATTACGCGAGCATCACCAACGGCGCTTTTTGCGCGAAGAGGGCATCATCATGGTGGCCACCATTGCGTTCGGCATGGGCATCGATAAGCCCAATGTGCGCTTTGTCGCGCATTTAGACTTGCCCAAAAGCATGGAAGGCTACTACCAAGAAACTGGCCGCGCCGGCCGCGATGGCCTGCAAGCCAATGCCTGGATGGTGTACGGCATGGGGGATGTTGTGTCTATGCGGCAAATGCTCGACAGTGGCGAAGCCTCGGAAGAGCGCAAACGGTTAGAACGTCTGAAGCTCGATGCCTTGCTGGGTTACTGTGAATCCACAGCCTGCCGCCATCAAACTATTTTGCGTTATTTTGGTGAAAGCCATCCCGGCGCCTGCGAGCAATGTGATAACTGCCTGCATCCGGTTGAAACCTGGCAAGCGACCCAAGTCGCGCAAATGGCACTATCTTGCGTTTACCGCACCGGGCAACGCTTCGGCGTTGGACATTTAATCGATGTGCTCAGCGGCAAACTCACCCCGCAAGTGGCGCGCTTCGGTCACGACAAAGTCAGCACTTTTGGCATTGGTAAAACCCTCAATCTAGCGCAATGGAGCGGGGTGTATCGCCAGCTGATCGCAGCTGGATTGCTGGAGGCGGACATGGCTGCCTATGGCGGCTTAAAACTCACCGAATCCGCGCGACCCGTGCTCAAAGGCGCGCAAGAAGTCTGGCTACGCCGCGATGCAGAACCCGAAAAACGCATCAGCAAAGCCGAACGTAGCGCACGCGCTAAAGAGGCATTTGCAGGGGCCAACGATGACCCACTTTGGCAAGCGCTTAAAGCCAAACGACTCGAACTGGCCAGAGAGCAAGGCGTACCACCGTATTTGATTTTTCACGACAGCACACTGCTCGAAATCCACAATCGAAAACCACACACGCTGGATGAAATGGGGCAGATTAGCGGGATCGGGCAGGCAAAGTTGCAAAAATATGGAGATGATTTTTTGCAGGTGCTGGAGGAGATGGATTAA